In a genomic window of Sulfuriferula nivalis:
- the ispF gene encoding 2-C-methyl-D-erythritol 2,4-cyclodiphosphate synthase, with protein MTNLRIGHGFDVHAFAAERKLIIGGVDIPYELGLAGHSDADVLLHAICDALLGAAGLGDIGRHFPDTDARFKGIDSRRLLREVANLIAQRGYQLANLDSTIIAQAPKMAPHIATMQANIAADLGVDVNAVNVKATTTEKLGFTGRGEGIAAEAVCILYAK; from the coding sequence ATGACTAATTTACGCATAGGCCACGGCTTTGATGTCCATGCTTTTGCTGCTGAGCGCAAGCTGATTATAGGCGGGGTGGATATTCCATACGAATTAGGTTTGGCGGGACATTCAGATGCCGACGTATTGCTCCACGCTATTTGCGATGCGCTATTAGGCGCAGCAGGATTGGGTGATATAGGACGGCATTTCCCAGATACTGATGCACGTTTTAAAGGTATAGATAGCCGTCGCTTATTACGCGAAGTGGCAAATTTAATCGCGCAACGAGGTTATCAATTGGCAAATCTGGATAGCACGATAATCGCGCAAGCCCCAAAAATGGCACCGCATATCGCTACGATGCAAGCTAATATTGCGGCAGATTTGGGTGTGGATGTGAATGCCGTCAACGTTAAAGCAACGACAACGGAAAAGCTGGGCTTCACTGGGCGTGGTGAAGGCATAGCTGCTGAAGCGGTATGTATTTTGTATGCAAAATAA
- a CDS encoding aldo/keto reductase — protein sequence MTTPLIPGHCTMMATKQYVTTIGKDCAAGHYSDFLNVHLQLSSIGIGTFPGAPVDEVDANYAEIVSEALTHGINVIDTGTHYRYGRSVAAVGVGVRRAMEAGVKREQMFLVSKGGFLSFRDGRPDDLQAWFQTEVVAKGLGRVEDLTQAHCISPEYIGFQIELSRQLMGVETLDAFLIDQPEVHIPAIGKDQLNRKLEKVFMVLEQAVKDKKIRYYGISTFNGFRAETDDPMFQSITSMQGHAEKAARAIWKDDQAKHQFKVVQMPFNQVMQEGFTRFSQTTGQGNIGSTIQAAHQLGVYLMASHTLFKGHLANQAMDAVMQSMAMLPNHAQQAIQFNRSTPGVGTTLVGISTPAHLQDVLAVARTEPMEKTAYLKMYQRTE from the coding sequence ATGACTACACCATTGATACCTGGCCATTGCACAATGATGGCAACCAAACAATATGTCACTACTATTGGTAAAGACTGTGCCGCTGGGCACTATAGTGATTTTCTTAACGTGCATTTACAACTTTCTTCTATTGGTATCGGTACTTTTCCGGGTGCGCCTGTAGATGAGGTGGATGCAAATTATGCTGAAATTGTTAGCGAGGCATTGACGCACGGTATCAACGTTATTGATACGGGCACGCATTATCGTTATGGCCGTTCAGTTGCTGCGGTGGGTGTGGGTGTGCGTCGTGCTATGGAAGCGGGGGTAAAGCGTGAGCAGATGTTCCTGGTATCCAAGGGCGGTTTCTTAAGTTTCCGTGATGGTCGTCCCGATGATTTACAAGCGTGGTTTCAGACTGAAGTGGTGGCGAAAGGGTTGGGGCGAGTAGAGGATTTAACCCAGGCACATTGTATCAGCCCTGAATATATCGGCTTTCAGATTGAACTGTCACGTCAGTTAATGGGCGTAGAAACACTGGACGCTTTTTTGATAGATCAGCCTGAAGTGCATATTCCGGCCATCGGTAAAGACCAGCTAAATCGCAAGCTGGAAAAAGTATTTATGGTGCTGGAACAAGCTGTAAAAGACAAAAAAATCCGTTATTACGGCATTTCTACTTTCAATGGCTTTCGTGCTGAGACCGATGATCCCATGTTTCAGTCGATTACCTCCATGCAAGGTCACGCTGAAAAGGCGGCGCGGGCGATATGGAAAGACGATCAGGCCAAGCATCAGTTTAAAGTAGTGCAAATGCCTTTTAATCAAGTGATGCAGGAAGGTTTTACCCGTTTCAGTCAAACTACTGGGCAGGGTAATATTGGCTCGACTATCCAGGCAGCTCATCAATTGGGCGTGTATCTGATGGCGAGTCATACCTTGTTTAAAGGGCATCTGGCGAATCAGGCTATGGATGCGGTGATGCAGTCGATGGCGATGTTGCCTAATCACGCACAGCAAGCTATACAATTTAATCGCTCTACGCCTGGGGTTGGTACAACACTTGTGGGGATCAGCACGCCAGCGCACTTGCAGGATGTGTTAGCGGTGGCGCGTACTGAACCTATGGAAAAAACAGCTTATCTGAAAATGTATCAGCGGACTGAGTAG
- a CDS encoding NAD(P)/FAD-dependent oxidoreductase: protein MDFDVIVIGAGAAGMMCAAQAGQRGRRVLLIDHAAKIGERIRISGGGRCNFTNLDVSADNFLSQNPHFARSALSRFSQFDFIKLIAHYGIAYHEKTLGQLFCDDSAQQIIAMLRAECDVGKVQWAQPSQVLSVSATGDGYVVSTDNGEFAATSLVIATGGLAIPQLGATPFGYKIAEQFGVPVIAPQPALVPLALPPETLAGLQNLSGASLAVASNCDDQQFLESMLITHKGLSGPAILQISSYWQNQQYSSGKKQPITINLLPNLDIADWLNSHRHSKSTLAALLSEHLPKRFAQEWCVLQAWNKPLIEHSNKDVAAMIAALSAWELMPAGTLGYAKAEVTLGGVDTNALSSKTMAVKTHPNLYFIGEVVDVTGWLGGYNFQWAWSSGWVAGQFA, encoded by the coding sequence ATGGATTTTGATGTCATCGTCATAGGCGCTGGTGCAGCGGGCATGATGTGTGCAGCACAGGCGGGGCAGCGAGGGCGGCGAGTGTTGCTGATAGACCATGCTGCTAAAATCGGGGAGCGTATACGTATTTCAGGTGGCGGTCGGTGCAACTTTACTAATCTGGATGTGAGCGCAGATAACTTCCTGTCGCAAAATCCGCATTTTGCGCGTTCTGCATTGTCGCGTTTTAGTCAGTTCGACTTTATCAAGCTGATAGCCCATTACGGTATTGCCTATCATGAAAAAACTTTGGGGCAGCTGTTCTGTGATGATAGCGCACAACAAATTATTGCCATGCTCCGTGCAGAGTGTGACGTGGGTAAGGTGCAATGGGCACAGCCAAGTCAGGTATTGAGTGTGTCGGCGACTGGTGATGGTTATGTTGTGAGCACTGATAACGGTGAATTTGCTGCTACATCATTGGTCATAGCCACAGGTGGATTAGCCATACCGCAACTGGGTGCAACACCATTTGGTTATAAAATTGCGGAGCAGTTTGGTGTTCCTGTCATTGCGCCACAACCTGCTTTAGTGCCATTGGCATTGCCTCCAGAAACCTTGGCGGGCTTGCAGAATTTATCAGGTGCGTCACTGGCTGTGGCGAGCAACTGCGATGATCAGCAATTCCTGGAATCCATGTTGATTACGCATAAGGGGCTATCGGGCCCGGCGATTTTGCAGATTTCCAGTTATTGGCAAAATCAACAGTATAGTTCAGGAAAAAAACAGCCAATCACGATCAATTTATTGCCTAATCTGGATATAGCCGACTGGCTGAATTCGCATCGTCATAGCAAATCCACATTGGCTGCTTTGCTAAGTGAGCATTTGCCAAAACGCTTTGCGCAGGAATGGTGTGTGTTGCAGGCTTGGAACAAGCCGTTGATAGAGCATAGCAATAAAGATGTGGCCGCCATGATAGCTGCGTTGTCCGCTTGGGAGCTGATGCCTGCTGGCACATTAGGTTACGCTAAAGCAGAAGTTACGCTGGGTGGCGTTGATACCAATGCATTGTCATCCAAAACCATGGCAGTCAAAACGCATCCCAACCTGTATTTTATTGGTGAAGTCGTCGATGTGACGGGGTGGTTGGGCGGTTACAACTTTCAGTGGGCCTGGTCGTCAGGTTGGGTGGCGGGGCAGTTTGCCTAG
- a CDS encoding pseudouridine synthase, with amino-acid sequence MTDTTLRLSKLMSMRGLSSRREADVYIAHGWVKVNGEVVTELGTKVSPDCRITLLPQAQREQNSRVTILLNKPIGYVSAQAEDGYQPASVLITAANHDVQDRSGITFSNEHAHGLAPAGRLDIDSTGLLVLTQDGRIAKQLIGENSDVDKEYLVRTEGRLSTQGLELLNHGLSLDGAALRPAQVSWQNKDQLRFILREGKKRQIRRMCELVGLKVIGLKRIRIGKIILSDLPMGQWRYLGEDEHF; translated from the coding sequence ATGACTGACACCACGCTACGCCTTTCCAAACTCATGTCCATGCGCGGACTCAGCTCACGCCGTGAAGCGGATGTGTATATTGCACATGGCTGGGTGAAAGTGAATGGTGAAGTCGTCACCGAACTGGGCACTAAAGTATCGCCCGACTGCCGCATCACCCTGTTGCCGCAAGCACAACGTGAACAGAACAGTCGCGTCACCATATTGCTTAACAAACCCATAGGTTATGTCTCTGCTCAGGCTGAAGACGGCTACCAGCCTGCTAGCGTGCTGATCACAGCAGCCAATCACGATGTGCAAGATCGCTCTGGAATTACTTTTAGTAACGAGCACGCACATGGACTTGCCCCGGCAGGACGCCTTGATATTGATTCCACCGGCTTATTGGTGCTCACCCAGGACGGGCGCATCGCCAAGCAGCTCATAGGCGAAAACTCTGATGTCGATAAAGAATATCTGGTGCGTACTGAAGGACGACTCTCCACACAAGGTCTGGAGTTACTCAATCACGGACTCAGTCTGGATGGTGCCGCACTGCGCCCCGCACAAGTCAGCTGGCAAAACAAAGACCAGCTGCGCTTCATCCTGCGTGAAGGTAAAAAACGTCAAATCCGCCGTATGTGTGAGCTTGTCGGGCTTAAAGTCATCGGCCTGAAACGCATCCGCATAGGCAAAATCATATTAAGCGATTTGCCTATGGGACAGTGGCGGTATCTGGGCGAAGATGAGCACTTTTAA
- the ispD gene encoding 2-C-methyl-D-erythritol 4-phosphate cytidylyltransferase — MTQYIGLIPAAGSGSRMGVEVPKQYLDIAGHPMIYYAVRAMVTSPLITAVYVVLAADDSWWAGYNWCEFGDKLQVLRCGGATRAESVTNGLAAMSTDGKDWVLVHDAARPCLTIELIARLIEAVGDTEIGGLLAIPVADTLKRASGVHVAQTESRDGLWQAQTPQMFRHDLLQQALSNNSDFVPTDEASAVEALGHHPLLVAADSSNFKVTYPNDLRMARLILEQEISAQGNLEQDND; from the coding sequence ATGACGCAATATATCGGTTTGATACCTGCCGCGGGTAGTGGCTCGCGTATGGGTGTAGAAGTACCTAAGCAATACCTCGATATTGCCGGACATCCGATGATTTATTATGCAGTGCGGGCGATGGTAACCTCGCCGTTAATAACGGCTGTTTATGTGGTACTGGCAGCAGATGATAGTTGGTGGGCTGGTTACAACTGGTGTGAATTTGGCGATAAATTGCAAGTGTTGCGGTGCGGTGGTGCGACACGGGCTGAGAGTGTGACTAATGGTTTGGCAGCGATGTCTACTGATGGGAAGGATTGGGTGCTGGTTCATGACGCAGCGCGACCATGCCTGACCATTGAGCTTATTGCACGGCTGATAGAGGCGGTGGGTGATACCGAGATCGGTGGGCTGTTAGCTATTCCGGTGGCAGATACGCTTAAGCGTGCATCGGGTGTACATGTTGCGCAAACCGAATCTCGGGATGGCTTATGGCAAGCGCAAACGCCACAGATGTTCAGGCATGATTTATTACAGCAGGCATTGAGTAACAATAGTGATTTTGTGCCTACTGATGAAGCTAGCGCAGTTGAAGCATTAGGGCATCATCCCCTGCTGGTTGCAGCTGATAGCAGTAATTTTAAAGTGACCTACCCTAATGATTTACGTATGGCACGGTTGATTCTGGAACAGGAAATTTCAGCGCAGGGAAATTTGGAGCAGGATAATGACTAA
- a CDS encoding sensor domain-containing protein produces the protein MNSHWQAIIEGMLDAVWLVSPIDFKIIIANRAAADLLGVTPDWFINKPVVALAATPEDMFFWEDVANGLSHQINSESLIRHHDGHLLNVERRVSLAKTAQAHFYIVAIRDMTQQRHTELELERLIAELRATLESSADGLLVTDLHHGIRAYNQTFAKLWEMPEHLLTERDDYAVFSWIDQAVLHRNQQTTDEISAHPLLVNTTSTLTLRSGRIFECITLPQYARGQAIGKVYTYRDISTQVANEARLKLASKVFEASLNAIFITDSDHQVIAANPSCEKLTGYTQLELLSLKLCSIFTFSCDSEQLAQVMEEVATQGYWEAEMWNQNKHGDMYLVLASIVRIEDSLHNSYHHLCFLKDLTETHIAKQRIEELAYHDTLTGLPNRLHLDQKLEHSINLAKRNHTSFAVLFLDLDHFKKINDSLGHQYGDQVLVEVAQRLRDNIREIDIASRLGGDEFVLMLEQTDARGVEISAQRILDALSMPFTINNINFTVTCSIGIALYPEDGLTFDDLIKNADSAMYHAKERGRSGFRFYQPQMNMSLLSRMKLDHAMRLALEQQQFKLYYQPQVDLKTGAIVGAEALIRWHDEALGNVSPAHFIPVAEETGVIIPIGNWVLKTAIEQASQWKSKNIIIAINVSALQFQQSNFVEIVSAALQAAELSPAFVELELTESILINDAEDALQKLQALATLGVKLSIDDFGTGYSSLNYLKRFPLNKLKIDRSFVQEAPDNDSDVAICSAIINLSHALNLKVIAEGVETEEQKAFLIDAGCDEMQGYLFSPAIPADEFEKLL, from the coding sequence ATGAATAGCCATTGGCAAGCCATAATTGAAGGCATGTTGGATGCTGTCTGGCTGGTCAGTCCGATAGACTTCAAAATTATTATTGCGAATCGGGCTGCTGCAGATTTGCTCGGCGTAACGCCTGACTGGTTTATCAACAAACCCGTAGTTGCATTAGCCGCCACACCTGAAGATATGTTTTTCTGGGAAGATGTTGCAAACGGCTTATCCCACCAAATCAATTCCGAGAGTTTAATCCGTCACCATGATGGTCATTTACTCAATGTAGAACGTCGAGTGAGTCTTGCTAAAACGGCTCAAGCCCACTTTTATATCGTTGCCATTCGTGACATGACCCAGCAACGTCACACAGAACTGGAACTGGAACGACTCATTGCCGAATTACGTGCCACGCTTGAATCCTCAGCCGATGGTTTATTGGTAACTGATCTGCATCACGGCATCCGTGCTTACAATCAGACCTTTGCAAAACTATGGGAAATGCCCGAACACTTACTCACCGAACGTGATGACTATGCCGTATTCAGCTGGATAGATCAGGCTGTATTACATCGTAACCAACAGACCACTGATGAAATTTCAGCACATCCACTTTTAGTTAATACCACATCCACCCTCACCTTACGCTCAGGCCGTATTTTTGAATGCATCACCCTGCCGCAATATGCCAGAGGACAAGCGATAGGCAAAGTTTATACCTACCGCGATATCAGCACGCAAGTCGCAAATGAAGCACGGTTAAAACTGGCTTCAAAAGTATTTGAAGCCAGTCTGAATGCTATTTTCATTACTGATAGCGATCATCAGGTGATTGCAGCTAACCCGAGTTGCGAAAAACTGACTGGTTACACACAGCTCGAGTTACTAAGTCTTAAACTTTGCAGCATTTTCACTTTCAGTTGTGATAGTGAACAGCTAGCCCAAGTAATGGAAGAAGTGGCAACCCAGGGTTATTGGGAAGCTGAGATGTGGAATCAAAACAAACATGGCGATATGTATCTGGTACTCGCATCCATAGTGCGCATAGAAGATAGTCTCCATAACAGCTATCACCATTTATGTTTCCTCAAGGATCTCACCGAAACACACATTGCCAAGCAACGGATAGAAGAACTTGCCTACCATGACACGCTGACGGGACTTCCCAATCGTTTGCACCTGGATCAGAAACTTGAGCACAGCATCAATCTTGCCAAACGTAATCACACCAGCTTTGCCGTACTGTTTCTGGATTTGGATCACTTCAAAAAAATTAATGACTCTCTGGGTCACCAATATGGCGACCAAGTGCTGGTGGAAGTTGCTCAGCGTCTGCGTGACAATATCCGTGAAATTGACATTGCATCTCGATTAGGTGGGGATGAGTTTGTATTGATGCTGGAACAAACGGATGCGCGCGGGGTAGAAATCAGCGCACAGCGCATATTAGATGCACTGTCCATGCCATTTACCATCAACAACATTAATTTTACGGTTACTTGCAGCATAGGCATCGCACTCTATCCTGAAGACGGACTCACGTTTGATGACTTGATCAAAAATGCCGACAGCGCCATGTATCATGCCAAAGAGCGTGGACGGTCTGGTTTCCGCTTCTATCAACCGCAGATGAATATGAGTCTGCTATCGCGGATGAAGCTGGATCATGCCATGCGCCTCGCGCTAGAACAACAACAATTCAAGCTCTACTACCAGCCGCAAGTTGATTTAAAAACAGGTGCCATCGTTGGTGCCGAGGCACTTATCCGCTGGCATGATGAGGCATTGGGCAATGTTAGCCCTGCACACTTTATTCCGGTTGCTGAAGAAACGGGTGTCATTATCCCGATAGGCAATTGGGTATTAAAAACCGCGATAGAACAAGCCTCACAGTGGAAAAGTAAAAACATTATCATTGCTATCAATGTATCTGCGTTGCAATTCCAACAGAGCAATTTTGTTGAAATCGTCAGTGCGGCATTGCAAGCTGCTGAGTTAAGTCCTGCATTCGTAGAACTGGAACTCACCGAATCCATCCTTATCAATGATGCTGAGGACGCTTTACAAAAGCTACAGGCCTTGGCCACATTGGGTGTCAAGCTCTCGATTGATGACTTTGGTACCGGTTACTCCAGCCTTAACTACCTGAAGCGTTTCCCGCTCAATAAACTGAAAATAGATCGCTCTTTTGTGCAAGAAGCGCCTGATAATGACAGTGATGTGGCCATTTGTTCTGCCATCATCAATCTATCCCACGCACTCAACCTGAAAGTTATTGCTGAAGGTGTGGAAACGGAAGAGCAAAAGGCATTTTTGATTGATGCCGGATGCGATGAGATGCAGGGTTATCTCTTCTCCCCTGCCATCCCTGCCGACGAATTCGAAAAACTACTGTAG
- a CDS encoding HD-GYP domain-containing protein has product MDISQTQIINVSDLRIGHYVYLDLGWMQHPFPLNHFKIQSQAQINTIRTLGLAQVRYAPDYSDEKIIATPISSSDITQPIPTLEELRIKQHQSILRAQRNQLLESDRRFNDAVLIYQKITQNIDKDAGLALQNAEKLINDMITDFLSHDDIAIRLLSENNAEQNTLHSLNVTILSMLLAKTSGLSMPQIAEVGIAGLLHDIGKIMLPYRVRSFNEQMTGAEKNLYESHVLLGVNIAKKMGCNSLIQLMIAQHHERDDGSGFPARLMDMSIPIPSQIVGLINAYDNLCNPANPSLAITPHEAISIVFAKMRNQFNQDTISRFVRMMGVYPPGSTVQLTDNRYAIVISVNSARPLKPNIIVYDRNIPVDDALILDLTTHPELNIQRSIKPIELPKAVYDYLSPRKRACYFFERGQIITSTAS; this is encoded by the coding sequence ATGGACATCAGCCAAACCCAAATCATTAATGTCAGTGACCTCCGCATCGGGCACTACGTCTATCTGGACTTGGGCTGGATGCAGCATCCTTTTCCGCTGAATCATTTTAAAATTCAGTCGCAAGCTCAAATCAATACGATACGCACATTAGGCTTGGCTCAGGTACGTTATGCTCCGGACTATAGCGACGAAAAAATCATTGCTACGCCTATTTCCAGTAGTGATATTACACAGCCCATCCCTACACTCGAAGAACTACGTATAAAGCAACATCAATCCATACTGCGCGCGCAACGCAATCAATTACTGGAAAGTGATCGCCGTTTTAATGATGCAGTACTGATTTATCAGAAAATCACCCAAAACATCGATAAAGATGCGGGGCTTGCATTACAAAATGCGGAAAAACTGATTAATGACATGATCACTGACTTTCTCAGTCACGATGATATTGCCATCCGTCTGCTATCTGAAAACAACGCTGAACAGAACACGCTACATTCATTAAACGTAACCATACTCTCGATGTTATTGGCTAAGACATCGGGATTGTCCATGCCACAAATAGCCGAAGTCGGCATAGCGGGACTATTGCACGATATTGGCAAAATCATGCTCCCGTATCGTGTGCGCTCGTTTAATGAACAAATGACAGGTGCTGAAAAAAACCTGTATGAAAGCCATGTACTTCTGGGTGTCAATATTGCAAAGAAAATGGGGTGCAACTCACTGATTCAGCTAATGATTGCACAGCATCACGAACGTGATGATGGTTCGGGCTTTCCTGCCCGTTTAATGGACATGAGCATCCCTATTCCCAGCCAAATTGTTGGCTTAATCAATGCCTATGACAATTTATGCAACCCAGCCAATCCTAGCCTGGCTATTACTCCTCACGAAGCCATTTCCATCGTTTTTGCCAAAATGCGTAATCAGTTTAATCAGGATACGATATCCCGTTTTGTTCGCATGATGGGTGTGTACCCACCGGGTTCCACTGTGCAATTAACTGATAATCGTTATGCGATAGTCATCAGCGTTAATAGCGCCCGACCACTTAAACCCAATATTATCGTCTATGACCGTAACATACCTGTTGATGACGCGTTAATATTGGACTTAACAACCCATCCAGAGCTGAATATACAACGCAGCATCAAACCCATAGAGTTACCGAAGGCTGTATACGATTACCTATCACCGCGCAAACGCGCCTGTTATTTTTTTGAGCGTGGTCAAATCATCACGTCGACAGCATCATGA
- the moaA gene encoding GTP 3',8-cyclase MoaA, with product MTIPVLSDPFGRRIEYLRLSVTDRCDLRCSYCMPEDFKGFEEPADWLTFDEVERLLGAFARLGLQRVRMTGGEPLLRRHLPELARRITALPNINDLSLSTNATQLDKHSVALKAAGVSRINVSLDSLKPERIKAITGRDALPDILNGLAHANAAGFSPIKINMVAMKGTNDDEIDDMVAYCIDQGFTLRLIETMPIGDTGRNTAYLDLQPVKARLAEKFDLIEASFHGAGPARYLATPDGAFSVGFITPISQHFCETCNRVRLSVDGTLYLCLGQDDKFEFRPLLRGGITDSELEDAIRLALTHKPERHEFREQPHKILRFMSMTGG from the coding sequence ATGACCATCCCTGTTTTATCTGACCCATTTGGTCGCCGCATTGAATACCTGCGCCTCTCTGTCACAGATCGCTGTGATTTACGTTGCAGCTATTGCATGCCCGAAGACTTTAAGGGATTTGAAGAACCTGCAGACTGGCTGACTTTTGACGAAGTAGAGCGATTGCTGGGTGCATTTGCGCGTTTGGGTTTACAACGCGTGCGCATGACTGGTGGCGAACCCTTATTACGTCGGCATTTACCCGAGTTAGCCAGACGCATCACCGCCTTGCCCAACATCAACGATTTGTCGCTTTCCACCAACGCTACCCAATTAGACAAGCACTCTGTAGCACTCAAAGCCGCAGGTGTCAGCCGCATCAATGTCAGCCTGGATTCATTAAAACCAGAACGCATCAAAGCCATCACCGGGCGCGATGCCCTGCCCGACATTTTGAATGGTTTAGCTCATGCCAATGCGGCAGGATTTTCCCCCATCAAAATCAATATGGTGGCAATGAAAGGGACAAATGACGACGAAATTGACGACATGGTTGCTTATTGCATAGACCAAGGTTTTACTCTGCGCCTCATCGAAACCATGCCTATCGGCGACACAGGGCGTAATACGGCTTATCTGGATTTACAGCCAGTCAAAGCACGACTGGCGGAAAAATTCGACTTAATCGAAGCCAGCTTCCACGGTGCAGGACCTGCCCGCTATCTCGCCACACCAGATGGCGCATTCTCCGTTGGTTTTATCACCCCGATTTCACAGCATTTCTGCGAGACTTGTAACCGTGTACGCCTCTCTGTCGATGGCACGCTTTATCTATGCCTTGGGCAAGACGACAAATTTGAATTCCGTCCACTATTACGCGGTGGCATAACCGATTCTGAGCTTGAAGATGCCATACGCTTGGCGCTCACTCACAAACCAGAACGCCACGAATTTCGTGAACAGCCACATAAAATACTGCGGTTTATGTCGATGACAGGCGGCTAG
- the mobB gene encoding molybdopterin-guanine dinucleotide biosynthesis protein B, translating to MKIVGFAGWSGSGKTTLIEQLIALMAADGLRVATIKHTHHDFDLDQEGKDSWRHRAAGASEVLLASDKRWALLHELRDAPVPDLNELLAKLSPCDVVIIEGCKFANVPKLEIYREALGKPGLYPNDDAIMAVVTDSVVSTDLPQLDLNQPALVYAYLKANVL from the coding sequence ATGAAAATCGTTGGTTTTGCAGGGTGGAGTGGTAGTGGCAAGACGACGTTAATTGAGCAACTCATTGCCTTAATGGCAGCAGATGGTTTGCGTGTTGCGACGATTAAGCATACGCATCATGACTTCGACCTCGATCAGGAAGGCAAAGATAGCTGGCGGCACAGGGCTGCGGGGGCGAGTGAGGTATTGCTGGCTTCGGATAAACGCTGGGCATTGTTACATGAATTACGCGATGCACCCGTACCTGATTTGAATGAATTGTTGGCGAAACTGAGCCCGTGTGATGTGGTAATTATTGAAGGCTGTAAATTTGCTAATGTGCCTAAGCTGGAAATTTATCGCGAAGCATTGGGCAAACCTGGCCTATATCCGAATGACGATGCGATAATGGCAGTAGTGACGGATAGTGTCGTATCTACGGACTTGCCGCAACTCGATTTGAATCAACCTGCCTTGGTGTATGCCTACCTGAAAGCTAATGTGTTATGA
- a CDS encoding acetoin utilization protein AcuC: protein MQNNQPTRKATYIGGSNYRRNAYGTNHPLSIPRVSLATDLILAYGAMTDAEFKLARKAADYELEWFHTPEYVSAFKRAEALGRVSNPVRQRHHLGTLENPYFEQFFTIPATATGASVQAADEVVNGRIGFNPAGGMHHARPDAAHGFCYFNDTVLGIMRLRQQGWRVLYIDIDAHHGDGVEEAFLDDPEVFTLSLHMDNYAYPFKAGQVSDTARAGHTSLNVPLPKATNDAEYRLAFDAVWQPVLDKFKPDAIVLQAGTDMIFADPLGKLGMTTQGFLSIAETILNTSPCHADGTPRLLVTGGGGYHPLVLARAWTGLWALLSGRELPVDLPATGIDALRSVPWDMDEDEPHFAQLFISRLDAESDTHIRTEIHDLILAIQQHPYLKAS from the coding sequence ATGCAAAATAATCAGCCTACACGCAAAGCGACGTATATCGGTGGTTCTAATTACCGCCGTAATGCGTATGGGACTAATCACCCCTTGTCGATTCCCCGCGTGTCATTAGCTACTGATTTGATATTGGCTTATGGTGCAATGACCGATGCGGAGTTTAAACTGGCGCGTAAAGCGGCAGATTACGAGCTGGAGTGGTTCCATACGCCGGAATATGTGTCTGCTTTTAAACGTGCAGAGGCGCTAGGTCGAGTGTCCAATCCAGTACGTCAGCGCCATCATTTAGGTACGTTGGAAAATCCGTACTTCGAGCAGTTTTTTACCATCCCCGCCACGGCAACGGGTGCGTCTGTACAGGCAGCTGATGAGGTTGTTAACGGGCGTATCGGATTTAATCCTGCTGGGGGTATGCACCACGCGCGGCCTGATGCGGCGCACGGATTCTGTTATTTCAACGATACCGTGTTGGGTATTATGCGGCTGCGTCAACAAGGCTGGCGTGTACTCTATATAGATATCGACGCACATCATGGCGATGGTGTAGAAGAGGCGTTTCTTGACGACCCTGAGGTGTTTACGCTGTCATTGCATATGGATAACTATGCCTATCCATTCAAGGCAGGGCAGGTGAGTGATACAGCACGCGCTGGGCACACCAGTTTGAATGTGCCATTGCCGAAAGCCACCAATGATGCAGAATATCGTCTGGCATTCGATGCCGTGTGGCAACCAGTGCTGGATAAGTTTAAGCCAGATGCCATAGTGTTGCAGGCAGGTACGGATATGATATTCGCAGATCCTCTGGGTAAGCTGGGCATGACCACACAAGGTTTTTTATCAATTGCCGAAACCATACTCAACACCAGTCCATGTCACGCTGATGGTACACCACGCCTGTTGGTAACAGGCGGTGGTGGTTATCACCCGCTAGTGCTGGCGCGGGCATGGACGGGTTTGTGGGCTTTGTTGTCTGGACGTGAACTTCCTGTCGATTTGCCTGCCACAGGGATAGACGCATTGCGTTCCGTGCCTTGGGATATGGACGAGGACGAACCGCATTTTGCACAGTTATTTATTTCGCGTCTGGATGCTGAGTCCGACACGCACATACGCACAGAAATCCACGATTTAATTTTAGCTATTCAACAACATCCTTATTTGAAAGCATCATGA